A region of Culicoides brevitarsis isolate CSIRO-B50_1 chromosome 1, AGI_CSIRO_Cbre_v1, whole genome shotgun sequence DNA encodes the following proteins:
- the LOC134827026 gene encoding fatty-acid amide hydrolase 2-B-like gives MELLLRFAGIIARFLNFFIVVPLLSFLYPKEKANIPKITNDLLKVSAVDLAEKIRNKEVKSETIVKLYIERLRAVNKIVNAVVDERYNEALEDAKKADQMCETMTPLYLLQNYPLLGVPFTVKESIAVKGLMHTAGSMARLHEKADKDSESVRLLRAAGGIPLCVSNTPEWCMAWESYNHITGRTLNPYDLSRTAGGSSGGEAALIGAGASLFGPGSDIGGSIRIPALFTGIFGHKPTSSVISIDGHFPYCKDPHFQNYLAVGPMCRYAKDLYPLVQIMSGENAKKLRLDEPILTKDIKIFFKEDVGNNFSCIPIDAEIRNSMKRALDHFQSNGLSVQRATSLDLTDAFEMCVALLMEVQNLPDLLGYQKENKVRDNALVEMAKCLIGRSQYTFAPLSLAFLNDNRVMIPEQKCKKYLPAARKLRQQFIDLLGEDGVFFYPTYCKPAVRHYESLTTLSAVPYTKLFNVFGFPACHVPMGLNSEGLPIGFQVVAAPYQDRLCLAMAVELEHAFGGWVPPS, from the exons atggaGTTATTGTTGCGGTTTGCTGGAATAATCGCTAGattcctcaattttttcatcgttgTTCCATTGTTGAGTTTTTTGTATCCAAAAGAAAAAGCCAACATTCCCAAAATAACGAACGACTTGTTGAAAGTCTCTGCTGTGGATTTAGCTGAAAAGATTAGAAACAAAGAG GTTAAATCGGAAACGATTGTCAAGTTATATATCGAACGGTTGCGCgcagtaaataaaattgtgaatgcCGTCGTTGACGAGCGATATAACGAAGCCCTCGAAGATGCCAAGAAAGCTGATCAAATGTGCGAAACAATGACGCCGTTGTATTTGCTGCAAAATTATCCCCTCTTAGGAGTTCCGTTTACCGTAAAAGAGAGTATCGCGGTCAAAG GTTTAATGCATACAGCTGGATCGATGGCACGTTTGCACGAAAAAGCAGATAAAGACAGCGAATCGGTGCGATTGTTGCGTGCAGCGGGCGGTATTCCTTTGTGTGTCTCAAATACGCCGGAATGGTGCATGGCGTGGGAATCGTATAATCACATTACAGGTCGAACACTGAATCCGTATGACTTGTCACGTACTGCTGGCGGATCGAGTGGCGGAGAAGCTGCGTTGATTGGGGCGGGCGCTTCATTGTTTGGACCTGGATCGGATATTGGAGGATCAATTAGAATTCCagcg ctcttCACTGGCATTTTTGGACATAAACCGACATCGAGTGTCATCAGTATCGACGGTCACTTCCCTTATTGCAAAGATCCTCATTTCCAAAATTACTTGGCTGTTGGTCCCATGTGTCGTTATGCCAAAGATTTGTATCCCTTGGTGCAAATAATGAGTGgtgaaaatgccaaaaaactcAGATTAGACGAGCCAATCTTaacaaaagacataaaaatctTCTTCAAAGAGGACGTTGGCAACAATTTCAGTTGCATTCCCATCGACGCTGAAATCCGAAATTCGATGAAACGTGCCTTAGATCACTTCCAATCCAACGGTTTGTCAGTTCAGCGTGCTACAAGTCTCGATTTAACGGATGCCTTTGAGATGTGCGTCGCATTACTCATGGAAGTGCAAAATTTGCCCGACTTGCTGGGCTATCAGAAGGAAAACAAAGTGCGCGATAATGCACTGGTTGAAATGGCAAAATGTCTGATAGGACGATCGCAATATACGTTTGCGCCATTATCGCTGGCTTTCTTGAACGATAACCGTGTAATGATCCCGGaacaaaaatgcaagaaatatCTGCCTGCAGCAAGGAAGTTGAGACAACAATTCATC GACTTGCTTGGCGAAGACGGAGTATTTTTCTATCCAACTTATTGCAAACCAGCTGTGCGTCATTACGAGTCCTTGACAACTCTTTCGGCAGTGCCTTATACGAAACTTTTCAATGTGTTTGGTTTTCCTGCGTGTCACGTGCCAATGGGATTAAACAGTGAAGGATTGCCGATTGGCTTCCAg gtcGTTGCCGCTCCGTATCAAGATCGACTTTGTTTGGCGATGGCAGTGGAATTAGAACATGCATTCGGTGGATGGGTTCCTCCAAGCTAA